One window from the genome of Synergistaceae bacterium encodes:
- the fliF gene encoding flagellar M-ring protein FliF, translated as MDTLKRWMASFLNFWASLKIWQRISIILAILIVFGALIALIFMTGTTSYEPLYAGLEVEDQAAIVDYLREHNISYRLDPSANAILMPGNAVYETRLALAQMGLPKGGTRGFELFDDSKMGMSEFQQRVAYMRAIEGELARTISQMAQVEHARVSVVIPEQRLFLEQQKPSTASVLLRLRQGATIGPNQVKSIIHLVAHSVDGLQPDAVTVVDTQGRILSDMISDSMIMYNPDGSNSVASVQRELERQHERELENKVRIMLEQVFGPGSAVVRVKVDLDFDKRTSSFVEYTPNPETGVGVPRSNERQEESYTGQGNPVNGNPGTTTNIPGYAINSTTVNSEYNRSNSTTNYEITTRKGDQVVTPGSVRRLTASVLIDDKGENLSEERLDSLKEIISSAIGFNSQRGDTLVVRSMRFSTAFADAMAEELRQERRWRIISGSIAALFVLLLLLGGLFWWWRIKKQRLAVQEIEEAGKKVPTIQEMLTSPDLLAFQGEMAVLEEQLKAYAKSHPDEIATLVNEWLSMDS; from the coding sequence ATGGACACTTTGAAACGCTGGATGGCCTCGTTCTTAAACTTCTGGGCATCGCTGAAAATCTGGCAGAGAATCTCTATCATTCTCGCAATATTAATAGTTTTCGGTGCGCTTATAGCATTAATTTTTATGACCGGCACAACGAGTTACGAGCCTTTATACGCAGGTTTAGAAGTCGAAGATCAGGCGGCCATTGTTGATTATTTGCGCGAACATAATATTTCATACAGATTAGATCCGAGTGCAAACGCTATTTTAATGCCGGGAAATGCAGTCTATGAAACGAGATTAGCTCTTGCACAAATGGGACTCCCTAAGGGCGGTACTAGAGGCTTTGAACTCTTTGATGACTCGAAAATGGGAATGAGCGAATTTCAGCAGAGAGTCGCTTATATGCGCGCGATAGAAGGCGAACTTGCACGCACAATTTCACAAATGGCACAAGTTGAACACGCACGAGTCAGCGTTGTTATTCCTGAGCAGAGATTATTTCTCGAACAGCAGAAACCTTCTACAGCGTCAGTTTTATTGCGTTTGAGGCAGGGAGCAACTATCGGCCCGAATCAAGTTAAATCAATTATTCATTTGGTCGCTCATAGTGTAGACGGACTCCAGCCCGACGCAGTAACAGTTGTTGACACTCAAGGCCGCATTTTGTCTGACATGATTTCGGACTCTATGATTATGTACAATCCGGACGGGTCTAATTCCGTTGCATCAGTGCAAAGAGAGTTAGAACGCCAGCACGAACGCGAACTAGAGAATAAAGTTAGAATTATGCTTGAACAAGTTTTCGGCCCCGGTTCTGCTGTTGTGAGAGTCAAGGTTGATTTAGATTTTGACAAGCGCACAAGCTCATTTGTTGAATACACGCCTAATCCCGAAACAGGAGTCGGAGTCCCCCGCAGTAATGAACGTCAAGAAGAAAGCTACACAGGTCAAGGAAACCCAGTCAACGGCAACCCCGGCACGACAACAAATATTCCAGGTTACGCAATAAATTCTACGACGGTGAACAGCGAATATAATAGATCAAATTCTACGACAAATTATGAGATCACAACTAGAAAAGGCGATCAGGTCGTAACGCCCGGAAGTGTGCGGAGATTAACGGCTTCAGTCTTGATTGATGATAAAGGCGAAAATTTGAGCGAGGAAAGATTAGACTCATTGAAGGAAATAATTTCGTCTGCAATAGGCTTTAATTCGCAGAGGGGTGATACTCTTGTCGTGCGTTCGATGAGATTCTCAACTGCTTTTGCTGATGCTATGGCTGAAGAATTACGGCAAGAACGAAGATGGCGAATTATTTCGGGGTCAATTGCTGCATTATTTGTGTTGTTATTGCTCTTGGGCGGTTTATTCTGGTGGTGGAGAATCAAGAAGCAGAGACTCGCAGTACAGGAGATCGAGGAAGCCGGCAAAAAAGTTCCGACGATTCAAGAAATGCTCACTTCACCAGATTTGCTTGCGTTCCAAGGTGAAATGGCGGTACTTGAAGAACAGCTCAAAGCCTACGCAAAGAGTCATCCCGATGAGATTGCGACTCTCGTTAATGAATGGCTCTCAATGGATAGTTAA
- the fliE gene encoding flagellar hook-basal body complex protein FliE, translating to MDSLLIDFSQVYGQNGTREIPRSIYNTSAALADNVTPQAPKLSFEDMLSDSIKKVNQLQLEADKKIRDLSTGDVDDISEVVLATSRADTALRMVMELRNKFLDAYQALSRITG from the coding sequence ATGGATAGTCTATTAATAGATTTTTCTCAAGTATACGGACAAAATGGAACGCGCGAAATTCCTAGAAGTATATACAATACAAGCGCTGCACTTGCGGATAATGTAACGCCGCAAGCCCCGAAATTGTCATTTGAAGATATGCTCTCTGACTCTATCAAGAAAGTTAATCAATTGCAGCTGGAAGCAGACAAAAAAATTAGAGACCTGTCAACCGGCGACGTAGACGACATTTCAGAAGTAGTGCTCGCAACGTCAAGGGCTGATACGGCTTTAAGGATGGTCATGGAACTTCGTAATAAATTCCTCGATGCATATCAAGCATTATCAAGAATTACAGGCTAA
- the fliG gene encoding flagellar motor switch protein FliG, giving the protein MPKEEGGKGLSGREKVAVLMVSLGSDIAPEVYKKLDDATIELITLEIANLRKVTPDVKLTVLKEAQEILMAREFMARGGVDYARDVLERALGPEKAQNLLARITASLQVKPFDFMRHTDAGQILGFIQNEHPQTIALILSYLEPTQAAMILSGLNPILQADVTKRIANMDRITPEVLREVERVLERKLSTVMGQDFTVAGGIDAVVAIVNSTDRATERNIMEYLEENDPELAEEIKKRLFVFEDSMKLDDRSLQRVLREVDLKELSLALKGATEDLKAKFFKNMSKRAAEMLQEDMDFMGPVRVKDVEEAQQKVVNVIRSLEEQGEIVIATGGGDELVV; this is encoded by the coding sequence ATGCCCAAAGAAGAAGGCGGAAAGGGGTTAAGCGGCCGTGAAAAAGTTGCGGTCTTGATGGTCTCACTTGGAAGCGACATAGCCCCGGAAGTATATAAGAAGCTCGATGATGCAACAATAGAATTAATTACGCTGGAAATCGCAAATTTAAGAAAGGTAACGCCCGACGTAAAGCTCACGGTCTTGAAAGAAGCTCAAGAAATCTTAATGGCTCGTGAATTTATGGCGCGCGGAGGTGTTGACTATGCAAGAGACGTACTCGAACGCGCACTCGGTCCGGAGAAAGCTCAGAATCTACTGGCACGAATCACAGCAAGCCTTCAGGTTAAGCCGTTCGATTTCATGAGACACACGGACGCAGGACAGATTTTAGGATTCATTCAGAACGAACACCCGCAGACAATAGCATTAATTCTGTCCTATCTTGAACCGACGCAGGCAGCAATGATTCTGAGCGGATTAAATCCCATTCTGCAGGCCGACGTTACGAAAAGAATCGCTAATATGGATCGCATAACACCTGAAGTTTTGCGGGAGGTTGAAAGAGTGTTAGAGCGCAAATTAAGCACCGTTATGGGGCAGGATTTCACAGTTGCAGGCGGTATTGATGCAGTTGTCGCAATCGTAAACAGCACTGATAGAGCAACTGAACGCAACATCATGGAATATCTCGAAGAAAATGATCCCGAACTCGCAGAAGAAATCAAGAAGAGATTATTTGTATTTGAAGACAGCATGAAACTTGATGACAGGTCGTTACAGAGAGTCTTGCGTGAAGTCGACCTCAAAGAACTCAGCTTGGCACTCAAGGGCGCGACAGAAGACCTCAAAGCAAAATTTTTCAAGAATATGTCAAAGCGTGCTGCCGAAATGTTACAGGAAGATATGGATTTCATGGGCCCGGTAAGAGTCAAAGACGTAGAAGAAGCCCAGCAGAAGGTAGTAAACGTAATCAGGAGCTTAGAGGAACAGGGAGAAATCGTAATTGCTACCGGCGGAGGAGACGAGCTAGTTGTATAA